One window of Rasiella rasia genomic DNA carries:
- the metG gene encoding methionine--tRNA ligase — protein MSQDPKRYTITAALPYTNGPVHIGHLAGVYVPADIYARFQRLQGKDVAFVCGSDEHGVPITIKAKKEGITPQQVVDKYHAIIKQSFEDFGITFDNYSRTSAKIHHDTASAFFKKLYEDGKFNEEVTEQLYDAEANQFLADRFIVGTCPKCGFEESYGDQCENCGTSHNATDLINPKSAISGNAPELKKTKHWFLPLDKYEPFLKQWILKDHKKDWKTNVYGQCKSWIDDGLRPRAVTRDLDWGIPVPVAGAEGKVLYVWFDAPIGYISATKEWATQEGKDWEPYWKSEDTKLLHFIGKDNIVFHCIIFPSMLKAEGSYIMPDNVPANEFLNLEGNKISTSKNWAVWLHEYLEDFPNQQDVLRYVLTANAPETKDNDFTWADFQQRNNSELVAIFGNFINRVTVLTHKYYNGVVPEPSNYSEVDLQTLKELKAYPAVIESSIQRYRFREAQTELMNVARLGNKYLADEEPWKTIKTDEARTQTVMYVALQIATALAVLSEPFLPFTSSKLKHILNTPSSADKNALNWQGISSEETLLAAGHTINTSELLFSKIEDEQMQQQLDKLEASKKANATPAAQKVEKQKDMIQFDDFTKLDMRVGTVLEAEKMAKTKKLMVLKVDTGLDVRTIVSGIAESFTPEEIIGKQVTVLVNLAPRALRGVESQGMILMTENAEGKLVFVNPDSSDVGNGATIN, from the coding sequence ATGAGTCAAGATCCTAAGCGTTATACAATCACAGCGGCACTACCCTATACCAATGGTCCTGTACACATAGGTCACCTAGCAGGTGTATACGTCCCTGCAGATATTTATGCCCGTTTTCAGCGGCTACAAGGTAAAGATGTTGCCTTTGTCTGCGGAAGTGACGAGCACGGTGTACCTATTACTATAAAAGCTAAAAAAGAAGGTATTACTCCGCAGCAAGTAGTAGATAAATACCATGCAATTATAAAGCAAAGTTTTGAAGACTTTGGGATTACATTCGACAACTACTCACGTACATCTGCCAAAATACACCATGATACCGCCTCTGCGTTTTTTAAAAAACTCTATGAAGACGGAAAGTTTAATGAAGAGGTTACAGAGCAATTGTATGATGCCGAAGCCAACCAATTTTTAGCAGATCGCTTTATTGTAGGTACCTGTCCTAAATGTGGTTTTGAAGAAAGTTACGGAGACCAATGTGAAAACTGCGGTACCTCTCACAATGCTACAGACCTTATTAATCCTAAAAGTGCCATTTCTGGAAATGCTCCAGAATTAAAGAAAACCAAACACTGGTTCTTACCCTTAGACAAGTATGAACCTTTTTTAAAGCAGTGGATTCTAAAAGATCATAAAAAGGATTGGAAAACGAATGTCTACGGACAATGCAAATCTTGGATAGACGATGGTTTGAGACCCCGTGCAGTAACTCGTGATCTTGATTGGGGAATCCCTGTTCCTGTAGCTGGAGCAGAAGGTAAAGTACTTTATGTCTGGTTCGATGCACCAATTGGCTACATATCGGCCACAAAAGAATGGGCAACCCAAGAAGGTAAAGATTGGGAGCCATACTGGAAATCGGAAGACACCAAATTGCTTCATTTTATCGGGAAAGACAATATTGTTTTTCATTGTATTATTTTTCCAAGTATGTTAAAGGCAGAGGGTAGTTACATTATGCCCGACAACGTACCCGCCAACGAATTTTTAAATCTTGAAGGCAATAAAATTTCAACGAGTAAAAACTGGGCGGTATGGCTGCATGAATATTTAGAAGATTTCCCCAACCAGCAAGATGTGTTGCGCTATGTGCTAACGGCAAATGCACCAGAAACAAAAGACAATGATTTTACATGGGCAGATTTTCAGCAGCGAAACAATAGTGAGTTGGTAGCTATCTTCGGAAATTTTATCAATCGAGTAACCGTTCTCACTCACAAATATTACAACGGGGTGGTTCCAGAGCCTTCTAATTATTCTGAAGTAGACCTTCAAACTTTAAAAGAGTTGAAGGCCTATCCAGCCGTTATCGAAAGCTCTATTCAAAGGTATCGTTTCCGCGAAGCTCAGACAGAATTGATGAATGTAGCACGACTAGGAAATAAATATCTAGCCGATGAAGAACCTTGGAAAACTATTAAAACAGACGAGGCCAGAACCCAAACAGTAATGTATGTTGCCTTGCAAATTGCTACGGCATTGGCTGTTTTAAGCGAACCCTTTTTACCGTTTACTTCATCAAAATTGAAGCATATCCTCAATACGCCATCAAGCGCAGATAAAAACGCCCTGAATTGGCAAGGCATTAGCTCTGAAGAAACGCTATTAGCTGCGGGACATACCATAAATACAAGCGAGCTGCTTTTCAGCAAAATTGAAGACGAGCAGATGCAACAACAATTAGACAAACTCGAGGCTAGCAAAAAGGCAAATGCAACACCAGCAGCCCAAAAGGTGGAAAAACAAAAAGATATGATTCAATTCGATGATTTTACAAAACTCGACATGCGAGTAGGAACCGTTCTAGAGGCAGAAAAAATGGCAAAAACCAAAAAATTGATGGTTTTAAAAGTAGATACAGGTCTCGATGTGCGTACAATTGTTTCTGGTATTGCTGAAAGTTTCACTCCTGAAGAAATTATTGGAAAACAAGTAACGGTATTGGTAAATCTAGCTCCTAGAGCCCTTCGTGGTGTTGAAAGCCAAGGAATGATTTTAATGACCGAAAATGCAGAAGGTAAGTTAGTTTTTGTAAATCCAGATAGTAGTGATGTTGGCAACGGCGCGACGATAAATTAA
- a CDS encoding histone deacetylase family protein — protein MLKIAYHSIYKYTLPNGHRFPMAKYELLPKHLITHGIANDTNFFEPEKVASTHILKIHTADYYNRLCSLNIDKKEIRKMGFPLRQELVERAHYIIDGTIKGCEFALQYGVAMNIAGGTHHAYANHGEAFCLLNDQAVAARYLLDHNLAKKILIVDLDVHQGNGTASIFANDPRIFTFSMHGANNYPFKKEVSDLDIPLGDKTNDLDYLSTLKNTLPLLLKKVNPDFIFYLSGVDILETDALGRLSCSIEGCEARDIFVLQTCQNNNIPVQISMGGGYSKDIEIIIEAHANTFKAAQQTFF, from the coding sequence ATGCTCAAAATTGCGTACCACTCCATCTATAAATACACGTTACCAAACGGGCACCGATTTCCGATGGCCAAGTACGAGTTACTTCCAAAGCACTTAATAACCCACGGTATTGCCAACGACACCAACTTTTTTGAACCTGAAAAAGTTGCAAGCACACATATTTTGAAAATTCACACCGCCGATTATTACAATCGATTGTGCTCTCTTAACATTGATAAAAAAGAAATCAGAAAAATGGGCTTCCCGCTGCGCCAAGAATTAGTGGAACGTGCCCATTACATTATCGATGGCACAATAAAGGGATGCGAATTTGCCTTGCAATATGGTGTTGCCATGAATATTGCGGGTGGCACCCACCATGCCTATGCCAATCATGGAGAGGCCTTCTGTCTTTTAAACGACCAAGCTGTTGCCGCTCGGTACTTATTGGATCATAACTTGGCAAAAAAAATTCTAATAGTAGACTTAGATGTGCACCAAGGTAATGGCACTGCCTCTATATTTGCCAATGACCCACGAATTTTTACTTTTTCTATGCATGGGGCAAATAATTATCCTTTTAAAAAAGAGGTGAGCGATTTAGACATTCCGTTAGGTGACAAAACCAACGACCTTGACTATTTATCGACTCTTAAAAACACCCTGCCTCTATTATTGAAAAAGGTAAACCCAGATTTTATTTTCTACCTAAGCGGTGTAGATATTCTAGAAACGGATGCTTTAGGAAGACTAAGCTGCTCAATAGAAGGGTGCGAAGCTCGTGATATTTTTGTGTTGCAAACTTGCCAAAACAATAACATTCCAGTGCAGATAAGTATGGGAGGTGGGTACTCTAAGGATATCGAAATTATAATAGAAGCCCACGCCAATACCTTTAAAGCAGCCCAGCAAACATTTTTCTAA
- a CDS encoding phage tail sheath family protein, producing MKTPGVYIQELDAFGNSVVPAPTAIPAFIGYTEQTTFNGTNLLNKPIKVDSLAMFKSIFEPTNPELKPSITFKVELEGDSFAEKTPSFSNNGVDYYVSPSTITHRLHSAMKFFYANGGGECYIISIGDYKTELDTADFVAAISSLKKEIEPTMLVIPDAVELATGSTTDPLSVKNSQIYALQEAMINHCGDQMNRVAILDVPGGFDEPISEPNASVNAFRNGVSPLDPKFNSYAVAYYPWLHTSVYITSDITYKNIDPSSYSAIVAILTAELKGTATFVVKESGELIPEIAKILSFFSNTPDTSEPKMTMDKVDATLKNISAVYPIILEKIRDQLNLMPPSAAMAGIYTSSDNSEGVWKAPANVTIQNVIAPAVKIDSEMQQDLNVPTSGKSICAIRAFAGRGNLVWGARTLDGNSNDWRYINVRRTIIFIEQSIKDATMAYVFAPNDASTWETVRSMISNFLTGLWNQGGLVGPKPTDAFSVNVGLGSTMTNHDIQQGIMRVAVKVALSHPAEFIEITFQQQMQKA from the coding sequence ATGAAAACTCCTGGGGTCTACATCCAAGAATTAGATGCCTTTGGGAACTCTGTAGTACCGGCACCCACAGCGATCCCGGCCTTTATAGGGTACACAGAACAAACAACTTTTAACGGGACCAACTTGTTAAACAAACCTATTAAGGTTGATTCACTTGCAATGTTCAAATCTATTTTTGAGCCTACCAATCCTGAGCTCAAGCCTTCTATTACTTTTAAAGTTGAGCTTGAAGGCGATAGTTTTGCTGAGAAAACCCCAAGTTTTTCGAACAATGGTGTAGACTATTATGTAAGTCCGAGCACGATTACTCACAGATTACACAGTGCAATGAAGTTCTTCTACGCCAATGGGGGTGGAGAATGTTACATTATAAGTATTGGCGATTATAAAACCGAACTAGATACTGCAGACTTTGTAGCGGCAATTAGCAGTTTAAAGAAAGAAATTGAACCAACCATGCTCGTAATTCCGGATGCTGTAGAATTAGCCACTGGAAGTACGACCGATCCTCTAAGTGTAAAGAATTCGCAAATTTATGCACTGCAAGAAGCGATGATTAATCACTGTGGCGACCAAATGAATAGAGTGGCAATTTTAGATGTTCCTGGGGGTTTTGATGAGCCTATTTCAGAGCCAAACGCAAGTGTAAATGCCTTTAGAAATGGAGTATCGCCATTAGATCCAAAGTTTAATAGTTATGCGGTAGCGTATTATCCCTGGCTACATACTTCAGTATATATCACATCTGACATAACATACAAGAATATTGACCCAAGTTCGTATAGCGCTATTGTTGCTATTCTTACTGCAGAATTAAAAGGTACAGCAACCTTTGTAGTTAAAGAATCTGGAGAACTAATTCCGGAGATTGCAAAAATCTTATCATTTTTCAGCAATACTCCAGACACTAGTGAGCCTAAAATGACAATGGATAAGGTAGATGCAACACTTAAGAATATTAGTGCTGTGTATCCTATCATCTTAGAAAAAATTAGAGATCAACTAAACCTCATGCCTCCTAGTGCGGCAATGGCAGGAATATATACTAGTAGCGATAATTCTGAAGGAGTTTGGAAGGCTCCTGCAAATGTTACTATTCAAAACGTAATTGCTCCTGCAGTTAAGATAGATAGTGAAATGCAACAAGACCTAAACGTACCTACAAGCGGAAAGTCTATATGCGCTATTAGAGCATTTGCGGGAAGAGGAAACCTTGTTTGGGGTGCTAGAACTCTCGACGGAAACTCTAACGATTGGCGATATATTAATGTGCGTAGAACTATCATCTTTATAGAACAATCTATTAAGGACGCTACCATGGCATATGTTTTTGCACCGAATGATGCAAGTACGTGGGAAACGGTGCGAAGTATGATTAGTAATTTTTTAACGGGACTATGGAATCAAGGTGGTTTGGTAGGTCCAAAACCTACAGATGCATTTTCAGTAAATGTTGGTTTAGGGAGCACTATGACCAATCATGATATTCAACAAGGAATTATGAGAGTTGCGGTAAAAGTTGCGCTTTCACATCCTGCAGAATTCATTGAAATTACCTTTCAGCAACAAATGCAAAAAGCATAA
- a CDS encoding phage tail protein has protein sequence MAGEAQDKVWPLPKFYFKVTIGSQNNSVAFQEVSGLDTETQPIEYRHSDNKEFSTIKMPGIVKYGNVTLKKGIFVNDNNFWKWYNDIKMNTIKRETVIIQLLDEKGIPTMTWTLANAWPTKLTGTDLKSDGNDIAVETLELAHEGLTITNGG, from the coding sequence ATGGCAGGAGAAGCTCAAGATAAGGTATGGCCATTACCAAAGTTTTATTTTAAGGTAACAATAGGGTCACAAAATAATTCGGTGGCATTCCAGGAAGTTTCTGGATTAGATACAGAAACACAACCAATTGAATATAGACATAGTGATAACAAGGAATTTTCGACTATAAAAATGCCCGGGATTGTAAAATATGGCAACGTAACCTTGAAAAAAGGAATTTTTGTAAATGATAACAATTTCTGGAAGTGGTATAATGACATAAAGATGAATACCATAAAAAGGGAAACCGTGATAATCCAATTATTGGATGAAAAGGGGATTCCAACAATGACATGGACTCTTGCCAATGCGTGGCCTACCAAATTAACAGGTACAGATTTAAAATCTGATGGTAATGATATTGCCGTAGAAACGCTAGAGTTAGCTCATGAAGGTCTCACGATTACAAATGGCGGATAA
- a CDS encoding phage tail protein, whose product MAQEYPPISFYFKLSFSGVIGAEDPSFTEVAGISMEMGVEEIIEGGNNNFKHRVPTSVKFSNLVLKRGLVPKNSEVISWCKEILEGGLAKDVETKDIIVQLINENGDPLKSWSFINALPVKCEVSSFNSIHKEILIESLEFAYNSFTEITSPKDTSNDDFSFNLPN is encoded by the coding sequence ATGGCACAAGAATACCCTCCTATATCATTTTATTTCAAGCTAAGTTTTAGTGGTGTAATTGGTGCCGAAGATCCTTCTTTTACAGAAGTTGCTGGAATTAGCATGGAAATGGGGGTTGAGGAAATTATAGAGGGTGGAAACAACAATTTTAAACACCGTGTTCCAACCTCTGTGAAATTCTCGAATCTCGTATTGAAACGCGGATTGGTTCCAAAAAACTCGGAAGTTATTTCTTGGTGTAAGGAAATTTTAGAAGGAGGGCTCGCCAAAGATGTTGAGACAAAAGATATCATTGTGCAATTGATAAATGAAAATGGAGATCCGCTCAAATCTTGGAGTTTTATAAATGCCTTGCCGGTAAAATGTGAGGTGTCTTCTTTTAATTCAATACATAAGGAAATACTTATTGAATCCCTGGAATTTGCATATAACTCATTTACTGAGATAACAAGTCCGAAAGACACCTCTAATGATGATTTTAGTTTCAATCTGCCTAATTAG
- the vgrG gene encoding type VI secretion system tip protein VgrG: MAISPVTEEIDLVSYTILSNGKEIPSTYEIVSIQIVQQLNRISEAEIILIDGSVTKQKFDVAESNTFVPGAEIEIKLGYHGKDDSVYKGLVIKQNLIINHDSSTRLRIICKDHALKMTVCKNSAIYTNATDGSILKTLIQNSGLSADVATTTEEHKEVVQYCTTDWDFLVTRAEVNGLVVLTDNGKVVISKPAVSGSPVLEVEYGRDVYAFDGELDATFQYSEAKRNSWDMSTQKVIEATSSEPTVNKQGNISGKKLSEVLDAGATLLSSSAAITNDTLSTWANATVLKSRLSRFKGTLTFQGSSKATANSTISLKGLSDRFNGDAFISGVTHLIENGTWLTEVRLGLENKWFAETNQAAAPMASGLIPGVKGLQTGVVKKIDEDPDNQFRVQVEIPLLNAENEAVWARLSTFYASNTFGAYFMPEIGDEVILGFMNDDPRFPIILGSVYSSKLPAPETPNKENTIKTLVTKSKLQLKFDDEKKIITVLTPSGNTMVFSDEDEAITVSDQNSNKITMNRDGISLESPSNIAIKATQDVSIKGATISINGDRSIDASGGNVAISAEMSASLKGSADCAISSDGNLTAKGLMVLIN; this comes from the coding sequence ATGGCAATATCACCGGTAACTGAAGAAATCGACTTAGTTTCATACACTATTTTATCTAATGGAAAAGAAATCCCAAGCACGTACGAAATAGTAAGCATACAAATTGTTCAACAACTCAACAGAATTTCTGAGGCAGAAATTATACTTATAGATGGAAGCGTCACCAAACAAAAATTTGATGTGGCCGAGTCGAATACATTTGTTCCAGGCGCAGAAATAGAAATTAAATTAGGCTATCATGGTAAAGATGACTCTGTCTATAAAGGCCTAGTGATAAAACAAAATTTAATAATTAATCACGACAGTAGTACAAGATTACGCATTATTTGTAAAGACCATGCGCTTAAAATGACAGTTTGTAAAAATAGCGCAATCTATACAAATGCTACAGACGGCAGTATTCTTAAAACTCTTATTCAGAATTCTGGACTTTCTGCCGATGTTGCCACAACAACAGAAGAACATAAAGAAGTTGTGCAATATTGCACCACCGACTGGGATTTCTTGGTCACTCGCGCCGAAGTGAACGGATTGGTAGTACTTACCGACAATGGAAAAGTAGTTATTTCGAAACCGGCAGTCTCTGGTAGTCCTGTACTAGAAGTTGAATACGGCAGAGATGTATACGCGTTTGATGGCGAGCTAGACGCAACATTTCAATATTCTGAAGCGAAAAGAAACTCGTGGGATATGAGTACACAGAAAGTAATAGAAGCAACTTCTAGCGAGCCTACGGTAAACAAACAGGGAAATATTAGCGGGAAAAAACTTTCTGAGGTACTAGATGCAGGCGCTACTTTGCTTAGCTCTTCTGCAGCAATCACAAACGATACTCTTAGTACCTGGGCCAATGCTACTGTTTTAAAGTCAAGACTTTCTCGTTTTAAAGGAACACTAACTTTTCAGGGTTCTTCAAAAGCAACTGCAAATAGCACAATTTCATTAAAAGGTTTAAGTGACCGGTTTAACGGAGATGCCTTTATTTCTGGGGTAACACATTTAATTGAGAATGGGACTTGGCTAACAGAAGTGCGCTTAGGGCTTGAAAACAAGTGGTTTGCAGAAACTAATCAGGCGGCGGCGCCTATGGCCTCTGGTCTTATTCCAGGTGTGAAGGGGCTTCAGACTGGAGTGGTTAAGAAGATAGATGAAGACCCCGATAATCAGTTTCGAGTTCAAGTTGAAATACCGCTGTTAAATGCCGAAAACGAAGCCGTTTGGGCACGCCTCTCTACGTTCTATGCCAGCAATACATTTGGCGCATATTTTATGCCCGAAATAGGTGATGAGGTGATCCTAGGATTTATGAATGACGACCCGAGGTTTCCTATTATTTTAGGAAGTGTGTATAGTAGTAAGTTACCAGCACCAGAAACTCCAAACAAAGAGAATACCATAAAAACGTTGGTCACAAAAAGTAAGCTTCAACTCAAATTTGATGATGAGAAAAAAATTATAACCGTGCTCACCCCAAGTGGTAACACTATGGTTTTTAGTGATGAAGATGAAGCCATTACAGTATCAGACCAGAACAGTAATAAAATTACAATGAACCGCGACGGAATTTCGTTAGAAAGCCCTTCAAATATAGCGATAAAAGCAACTCAAGACGTAAGCATAAAAGGTGCGACAATAAGTATTAATGGCGACCGGTCTATCGATGCTTCTGGAGGAAATGTAGCTATAAGTGCAGAGATGTCTGCTTCACTAAAGGGGAGCGCAGATTGCGCGATTTCGAGTGATGGTAATTTAACAGCCAAAGGGCTCATGGTACTAATAAATTAA
- a CDS encoding DUF1800 domain-containing protein, with translation METTTQPSCNTATLSPYIPSGSNPWNVSKVQHTFRRLGFGATTMEVDDALALTPEQFIDGLVDGAMALPPTAAPFWSNYAISDFGDYETENNQYAFEWRLQSGNDIISEKLRGRLAFFWMNHFVTEVEAVFYSPFMYQYYNKMQTYCLGNFREFTRVMGTDNMMLLYLNGFENTSNNPNENYARELFELFTLGEGNGYTQQDILEASRALTGYNHWAEPGADIYFDSATFDDGLKTIFGQEGAWGYDDLITILFEQRGNLIANYICEKLYKFFVSPSIDAVITQNIIEPLAQTLLNSDFNLAPVLKQLFKSEHFFDERALGVVIKSPIDVIFNYVNEASLFYDDTLMDAFIYYAGLMGQEMYDPPDVSGWQRDETWINSSTLSGRWQLIELYIDYLMANGYDALLVDLARELSNDSNDPAFITEVVVNHFVSKELHTLADYDIATDVLKWEVPQNYYDNGTWNLNWSSAPLQVSLLLKHIARMPEFQLK, from the coding sequence ATGGAAACTACTACCCAACCTTCCTGTAACACCGCAACTCTTAGTCCATACATCCCTTCAGGTTCCAATCCGTGGAACGTTTCCAAAGTTCAACATACCTTTCGGCGATTAGGTTTTGGAGCTACTACGATGGAGGTGGATGATGCTCTAGCCTTAACACCCGAACAATTTATAGACGGGCTTGTAGATGGGGCTATGGCTTTGCCGCCCACGGCTGCTCCGTTTTGGAGTAATTATGCCATTAGCGACTTTGGCGATTACGAAACCGAAAACAACCAATACGCGTTTGAGTGGCGCCTACAGAGCGGAAATGATATTATATCTGAAAAGCTTCGAGGTCGTCTTGCGTTTTTCTGGATGAACCATTTTGTTACAGAAGTAGAAGCTGTGTTCTATTCGCCATTTATGTATCAGTATTACAACAAGATGCAAACGTATTGCCTCGGAAATTTTAGAGAATTTACCCGCGTTATGGGCACAGATAACATGATGCTATTGTATTTAAATGGTTTTGAGAACACCAGCAATAATCCTAACGAAAATTATGCCCGAGAGTTATTTGAACTTTTTACGCTTGGTGAAGGAAATGGCTACACACAACAAGATATTTTAGAAGCCTCAAGAGCACTTACAGGTTACAACCATTGGGCAGAACCTGGGGCAGATATCTATTTTGATAGTGCTACATTTGACGACGGCCTAAAAACTATTTTCGGACAAGAAGGGGCTTGGGGGTACGACGACCTTATTACCATTTTATTTGAACAACGCGGCAATTTAATTGCCAATTATATCTGCGAAAAATTATACAAATTCTTTGTGAGCCCCTCAATAGATGCTGTTATCACTCAGAATATCATAGAACCCTTAGCACAAACATTATTAAACTCAGATTTTAATCTTGCACCTGTACTAAAACAATTATTTAAAAGCGAACACTTTTTTGACGAACGAGCACTCGGAGTTGTTATTAAGAGTCCGATAGACGTAATCTTCAATTACGTAAATGAAGCTTCTCTTTTTTATGATGACACTTTAATGGATGCATTTATATACTATGCGGGTCTTATGGGGCAAGAAATGTATGACCCACCAGATGTTAGTGGTTGGCAACGCGATGAAACATGGATTAACTCGTCAACACTTTCTGGTAGATGGCAACTCATCGAGTTATATATAGATTATCTCATGGCTAATGGATACGATGCCCTTTTGGTAGACCTAGCAAGAGAACTCTCTAACGATAGCAACGACCCTGCCTTTATAACCGAAGTTGTTGTTAATCACTTTGTAAGTAAAGAACTTCACACACTCGCCGATTACGATATCGCTACTGATGTATTAAAGTGGGAAGTGCCACAAAACTACTACGATAATGGTACTTGGAACCTTAATTGGTCTTCAGCACCTTTACAAGTTTCACTATTGCTGAAACATATTGCAAGAATGCCCGAATTTCAACTTAAATAA
- a CDS encoding DUF1501 domain-containing protein, translating to MCHHDTFSNKPAEQAGKKDASKEEKHIHDQEHATWNRRSFIQALGLVGGGSVMLGSAAVSATKASPLSVALSQSENDNILVIVRLKGGNDGLNTIVPIYDYSTYANLRPTIRHQENDLFNLNADFAIPNFMNGLEAMWGDGQMKVVHGVGYPQQNLSHFTSSDIWASASTPTFEPTGWWGRYFEDLYPDYLTNPPAVPPAIQIGSIGNLIFEGAENNYAFSVANPDQLANVAANGALHDVLNLPDCVYGDKLLFMRSTTNTTFNYAQVINDAYLASSNSVDYEDAELANQLAIVARMIKGGLGTKVYMVTLNGFDTHANQEVDHRTLLEDLSESMRDFYDDIGNVGMQNEVLTMTISEFGRRPYENGSNGTDHGAASPVMLFGPGLNGSGFVSEHPDLSDWDNNDNLIPTTDFRDVYSSVLTDWFCLDPSVVNDILLNETYENLDLGFSCESLAVQDFGDVNRFNHVATYNNNTTNIEFTMPSTGHVDIKLYDILGKEIGTMKNEIMFPGRHIVDVKATINTRLSYGQYIYRIAVGGQFYSRSILIK from the coding sequence ATGTGCCATCACGACACCTTCTCGAACAAGCCTGCCGAACAAGCAGGGAAAAAAGATGCTAGCAAAGAAGAAAAGCATATACACGATCAGGAACACGCTACCTGGAACCGGCGATCATTTATTCAGGCTCTTGGCTTAGTAGGTGGTGGAAGCGTGATGCTAGGTTCTGCTGCAGTTTCAGCAACAAAAGCCTCACCACTCTCTGTGGCCCTATCGCAGAGTGAAAACGATAATATTTTAGTTATTGTACGCTTAAAAGGGGGTAATGACGGATTAAATACGATTGTTCCAATTTACGACTATAGTACCTATGCAAATTTGCGCCCTACCATAAGACATCAGGAAAATGACCTTTTTAACCTGAATGCAGATTTTGCCATTCCTAATTTCATGAACGGTTTAGAAGCCATGTGGGGCGATGGGCAAATGAAAGTTGTTCATGGCGTAGGATACCCACAACAAAACTTATCGCATTTTACGTCTTCAGATATTTGGGCAAGTGCATCAACACCAACTTTTGAACCTACCGGCTGGTGGGGCAGATATTTTGAAGACCTTTATCCAGATTACTTGACCAATCCGCCAGCTGTCCCGCCGGCAATTCAGATTGGTAGTATTGGAAATCTCATTTTTGAAGGTGCCGAAAATAATTATGCGTTTTCAGTAGCCAATCCAGATCAATTGGCAAATGTGGCGGCAAATGGCGCACTGCACGATGTATTAAACCTACCCGATTGTGTGTACGGAGACAAATTACTTTTTATGCGGTCTACCACCAACACAACCTTTAACTATGCCCAGGTAATTAACGATGCTTACTTAGCTTCTAGCAATAGCGTAGACTATGAAGATGCCGAGTTAGCCAACCAGTTGGCTATCGTGGCACGTATGATTAAAGGAGGATTAGGTACCAAAGTGTACATGGTAACCCTCAACGGATTTGATACGCATGCCAATCAGGAAGTAGATCACAGAACGTTGTTGGAAGATCTTTCAGAAAGTATGAGAGATTTTTATGATGACATTGGTAATGTGGGTATGCAAAACGAAGTACTTACCATGACCATTTCAGAATTTGGCCGTAGACCATACGAAAATGGCTCTAACGGAACAGATCATGGTGCAGCTTCTCCTGTCATGTTATTTGGCCCCGGTCTAAATGGTAGCGGTTTTGTTAGCGAGCACCCAGACCTGAGCGACTGGGACAACAACGACAACCTTATCCCAACCACAGATTTTAGAGATGTGTATTCTAGTGTACTAACAGATTGGTTTTGTTTAGATCCAAGTGTTGTAAACGATATTTTACTAAACGAAACATACGAAAATCTAGACCTTGGCTTCTCTTGTGAGAGTTTGGCCGTACAAGATTTTGGTGATGTTAACAGGTTTAATCACGTAGCTACATACAATAATAATACAACAAACATTGAGTTCACAATGCCTTCTACTGGCCATGTAGACATTAAACTCTACGATATCTTAGGAAAAGAAATTGGAACCATGAAAAATGAAATCATGTTTCCTGGTAGACATATTGTAGATGTGAAAGCAACAATTAATACACGTTTATCTTACGGGCAATACATATATAGAATTGCGGTAGGTGGGCAGTTTTATAGCCGCTCCATCCTTATTAAATAG